A stretch of Corallococcus macrosporus DNA encodes these proteins:
- a CDS encoding ATP-binding protein, whose product MAAFPVRGLVEVLALTAVYLLAARVALSLAAETSKICPVWLPSGVALGGLLLLGVSRWPAVALGAGVVAYAMGVSPGVGLGVVLGSTLEAVLAALLFRRMEGARELHRVRDVVWLGGGAGLGAILGAGLGTLGLVLGGVVPAALWGPSGWLWWMADLLGMLLVTPVLFLRRPRRMERSWEALLLLALTTAVCVGIFAFPRPGSGAAHALMFLLFPLTAWAALGFGLRGAALASLTVALAAIAGTARELGPFFTTDLPHRGLVVLQLFIGITSLTGLLLAAARAERRQAVELLELLATTVRAVHEGVLICEVREPGVLNTVFANEALCALVGRRREELVGVAPGELLASGDGGDRQRLLEALREERSLRAEVALTRPDGTRVWSEMQLSPVRANGEAVTHFVATHRDVTATKELQARLVAAERVAAVGTLAAGVGHEINNPLAYLALNLEAARRSLAAEGAAAPEGVRDALSSVRGAQEGAERIRLIVRDLQVFSREGAPERGLVDLNALVPPAVRVVLHALRSRARLVEDFGPVPRVLGSEARLGQVLLNLLVNALQAIPEGDAGRHEVRVRTRTDASGHACVEVEDTGAGIPPDVLPRIFDPFFTTKGSDEGTGLGLAICQQIVRTHGGELHVRSTPGQGSTFTLLLPPAPVQSAGSPPPSLPLHAVERAVGPSGSGRGGRVLIVDDEPRLAQSMRLLLEPTHEVVTVTRGEDALARVAGGESFDVVLCDLQMPGMDGIAVYRRLQQEAPALASRVVFISGGASSPEARAFVETVAQRVLEKPVRPDVLLATVEEVLEGSPPKEVAARGAVGGTRRG is encoded by the coding sequence GTGGCGGCGTTCCCGGTCCGGGGCCTCGTGGAGGTCCTCGCGCTGACGGCGGTGTACCTGCTGGCCGCGCGGGTGGCGCTGTCGCTGGCCGCGGAGACCAGCAAGATCTGCCCCGTCTGGTTGCCGTCGGGCGTGGCCCTGGGCGGGCTGCTGCTGCTGGGCGTGTCGCGCTGGCCCGCGGTGGCGCTGGGCGCGGGCGTGGTGGCGTACGCCATGGGCGTGTCACCCGGGGTGGGGCTGGGCGTCGTGCTGGGCTCCACGCTGGAGGCGGTGCTGGCGGCGCTGCTGTTCCGGCGGATGGAGGGCGCGCGGGAGCTGCACCGCGTGCGCGACGTCGTCTGGCTGGGCGGGGGCGCGGGGCTGGGCGCCATCCTGGGCGCGGGGCTGGGCACGCTGGGGCTCGTGCTGGGCGGGGTGGTGCCCGCCGCGCTGTGGGGCCCCTCCGGCTGGCTGTGGTGGATGGCGGACCTGCTGGGCATGCTGCTGGTGACGCCCGTGCTGTTCCTGCGCAGGCCGCGCCGCATGGAGCGTTCCTGGGAGGCGCTGCTGCTGCTGGCGCTGACGACGGCGGTGTGCGTGGGCATCTTCGCCTTCCCCCGGCCGGGCTCCGGGGCGGCGCACGCGCTGATGTTCCTGCTCTTTCCGCTGACGGCCTGGGCGGCCCTGGGCTTCGGGCTGCGCGGCGCCGCGCTGGCGTCGCTCACCGTCGCGCTGGCGGCCATCGCCGGCACCGCGCGGGAGCTGGGGCCGTTCTTCACCACGGACCTGCCGCACCGGGGGCTGGTGGTGCTGCAGCTCTTCATCGGCATCACCTCGCTGACGGGCCTGCTGCTCGCGGCGGCCCGCGCGGAGCGCCGTCAGGCGGTGGAGCTGCTGGAGCTCTTGGCCACCACCGTGCGCGCGGTGCACGAAGGCGTGCTCATCTGCGAGGTGCGCGAGCCGGGCGTGCTCAACACCGTGTTCGCCAACGAGGCCCTCTGCGCGCTGGTGGGCCGGCGGCGCGAGGAGCTGGTCGGCGTGGCGCCCGGGGAGCTGCTGGCGTCCGGCGACGGCGGGGACCGGCAGCGGCTGCTGGAGGCGCTGCGCGAGGAGCGCTCGCTGCGCGCGGAGGTGGCGCTGACGCGGCCGGATGGCACGCGCGTGTGGAGCGAGATGCAGCTGTCCCCGGTGCGCGCCAACGGCGAGGCCGTGACGCACTTCGTGGCCACCCACCGCGACGTCACCGCGACGAAGGAGCTGCAGGCCCGGCTGGTGGCCGCCGAGCGCGTGGCGGCGGTGGGCACGCTGGCCGCGGGCGTGGGCCATGAAATCAACAACCCGCTGGCCTACCTGGCGCTGAACCTGGAGGCCGCCCGGCGCAGCCTCGCGGCGGAGGGCGCGGCGGCCCCGGAGGGCGTGCGCGACGCGCTCTCCAGCGTGCGGGGGGCGCAAGAAGGCGCGGAGCGCATCCGCCTCATCGTGAGGGACCTGCAGGTGTTCAGCCGCGAGGGCGCGCCGGAGCGCGGCCTGGTGGACCTGAACGCGCTGGTGCCGCCCGCGGTGCGCGTGGTGCTGCACGCCCTGCGCTCGCGCGCGCGGCTGGTGGAGGACTTCGGGCCGGTGCCGCGCGTGCTGGGCAGCGAGGCGCGGCTGGGCCAGGTGCTGCTCAACCTGCTGGTGAACGCCCTGCAGGCCATCCCGGAAGGCGACGCCGGCCGTCACGAGGTGCGCGTGCGCACCCGCACGGACGCGTCCGGCCACGCGTGCGTGGAGGTGGAGGACACCGGCGCCGGCATCCCGCCGGACGTGCTGCCGCGCATCTTCGACCCGTTCTTCACCACCAAGGGCAGCGACGAGGGCACGGGCCTGGGGCTCGCCATCTGTCAGCAGATCGTCCGCACGCACGGGGGCGAGCTGCACGTGCGCAGCACGCCGGGCCAGGGCTCCACCTTCACGCTGCTGCTGCCGCCCGCGCCCGTGCAGAGCGCGGGGAGCCCGCCGCCCTCCCTGCCGCTGCACGCCGTCGAGCGCGCCGTGGGGCCTTCCGGCTCCGGACGCGGGGGGCGGGTGCTCATCGTGGACGACGAGCCCCGGCTGGCGCAGTCCATGCGCCTGCTGCTGGAGCCCACCCACGAGGTCGTCACCGTCACGCGCGGCGAGGACGCGCTGGCGAGGGTGGCCGGGGGCGAGTCCTTCGACGTGGTGCTGTGCGACCTGCAGATGCCGGGCATGGACGGCATCGCGGTGTACCGGCGGCTGCAGCAGGAGGCGCCCGCGCTGGCGTCGCGGGTGGTGTTCATCTCCGGCGGTGCGTCCTCGCCGGAGGCGCGCGCGTTCGTGGAGACGGTGGCCCAGCGGGTGCTGGAGAAGCCGGTGCGCCCGGACGTGCTGCTGGCCACGGTGGAGGAGGTGCTGGAGGGCAGCCCCCCCAAGGAGGTCGCGGCGCGCGGCGCGGTGGGCGGCACGCGCCGCGGCTAG
- a CDS encoding YqaA family protein, translating into MSSTEPSPSSAPAAPAADAPKLSWYRRMYLRVEAAASTPHALATMMAVSVVDGSVFPIPPFAVLVPMVLAQPKKWVRYCLLGTLASLVGGLIGYGLGAFVGEGITQLLHIDLDVRVDRFGVSGTVGELLGRNFWVLALLCSILPTPFKIVAIGSGLVSVPLEQFLLASVIGRSVRFFLVGSVVRFFGPTARKWLRV; encoded by the coding sequence ATGTCCTCCACCGAGCCTTCCCCGTCTTCCGCCCCGGCCGCCCCGGCCGCCGACGCCCCGAAGCTGTCCTGGTACCGCCGGATGTACCTGCGCGTGGAGGCGGCCGCCTCCACCCCGCACGCGCTCGCCACGATGATGGCGGTGTCGGTGGTGGATGGGTCCGTCTTCCCCATCCCACCCTTCGCGGTGCTGGTGCCCATGGTGCTCGCCCAGCCGAAGAAGTGGGTGCGCTACTGCCTGCTGGGCACCCTGGCGAGCCTGGTGGGCGGCCTCATCGGCTATGGCCTGGGGGCGTTCGTGGGCGAGGGCATCACGCAGTTGCTGCACATCGACCTGGACGTGCGCGTGGACCGCTTCGGCGTGTCCGGCACGGTGGGCGAGCTGCTGGGCCGCAACTTCTGGGTGCTGGCGCTGCTGTGCTCCATCCTGCCCACGCCGTTCAAGATCGTCGCCATCGGCAGCGGCCTGGTGTCGGTGCCGCTGGAGCAGTTCCTGCTGGCCTCCGTCATCGGCCGCTCGGTGCGCTTCTTCCTGGTGGGCAGCGTGGTGCGCTTCTTCGGCCCCACGGCCCGCAAGTGGCTGCGCGTCTGA
- a CDS encoding LON peptidase substrate-binding domain-containing protein, with translation MTAQETVERATGALKVFPLPSAVLFPHTVIPLHIFEPRYRALVKDALASDRVLALGQLEAGWEGNYEGRPPLQPLMCAGVIVWDEQVEDGRYNILLQGVSRVRMVEELSPGTLYRQVRAQVLPEAPYTGPEEEQLRQAVFELAGRVPPSFAESLLPVAARAGGGMLADVVASALVPEPGRRQELLEELDVRRRLEAVLEDVSDLLTQLQPMRPSGPLN, from the coding sequence ATGACCGCACAAGAGACCGTGGAACGCGCCACCGGCGCGCTGAAGGTGTTTCCCCTGCCGTCGGCGGTCCTGTTTCCGCACACCGTCATTCCCCTGCACATCTTCGAGCCCCGCTACCGGGCGCTGGTGAAGGACGCGCTGGCCTCGGACCGGGTGCTGGCCCTGGGCCAGCTGGAGGCCGGCTGGGAGGGGAACTACGAGGGCCGTCCGCCGCTGCAGCCCCTGATGTGCGCGGGCGTCATCGTCTGGGACGAGCAGGTGGAGGACGGGCGCTACAACATCCTCCTGCAGGGCGTCAGCCGGGTGCGGATGGTGGAGGAGCTGTCCCCGGGCACGCTCTACCGCCAGGTGCGCGCCCAGGTGCTGCCGGAGGCCCCCTACACGGGGCCGGAGGAGGAGCAGCTGCGCCAGGCGGTCTTCGAGCTGGCCGGCCGGGTGCCGCCCTCGTTCGCGGAGAGCCTGCTGCCGGTGGCCGCGCGCGCTGGCGGGGGCATGCTGGCGGACGTGGTGGCGTCCGCGCTGGTGCCGGAGCCCGGGCGGCGGCAGGAGCTGTTGGAGGAGCTGGACGTCCGGCGCCGCCTGGAGGCGGTGCTGGAGGACGTGAGCGACCTGCTGACCCAGCTGCAGCCCATGCGCCCCAGCGGGCCGCTGAACTAA
- the nadE gene encoding NAD(+) synthase produces the protein MRLVKIGIASVNTTVGAFQANTDRVLDLARKMAAEDVTLGVFPEQVIAGYPAEDLVQWQGFIDHQWPELERFAKETASLPLVSILGVGVALQGVRLNCAAVVAGGKILGLVPKEKLPTYNVFYEGRTFGHGQPGMAEAHRGVPLGDFMFQFDFGTVAPEVCEDIWSADGPMRRRAYSGGELVVNLSASPFRLGFWETRRELIATRASDHQVTIAYANAVGSNDGLIFDGGGFINQNGRPVLETPRFQQGFTTAVVDLDRTLRLRTENTTWRVDKESWVSAGGRKVPTLDCTQAVKTRREKLPYPVPAHRSFFLPAPDTRRTARVALCEDILDALSLGVGDYFEKTRAFKLFGIALSGGRDSLLTLLIAHRYAKRARPDNPGSLIQAFYMPSPYSSQQTRDAAETIARELGVPFQVVSIEEAFEREKAAAQKMLGDTKLTPITEQNIQARIRAQRMWNWSNSCGGLFLQTGNMSEKSVGYTTIGGDLMGALAVIANVPKTVVMYLLDYLQETTGYEGIRKVLAKPAGPELAHDQVGEEELMPFPILDACFYLHAGEKLTPAEMRTALTAMFPEVDAERLGGYVDRFVRLFQQSIYKWVQAPLSLHIGNLDLDRERALQLPVVTGSAWLRDA, from the coding sequence ATGCGGCTCGTGAAGATTGGCATCGCCAGCGTCAACACCACCGTGGGCGCCTTCCAGGCAAACACCGACCGGGTGCTGGACCTGGCGAGGAAGATGGCGGCGGAGGACGTCACGCTGGGCGTCTTCCCCGAACAGGTCATCGCGGGCTACCCCGCCGAGGACCTGGTCCAGTGGCAGGGCTTCATCGACCACCAGTGGCCGGAGCTGGAGCGCTTCGCGAAGGAGACCGCGTCCCTGCCCCTGGTGAGCATCCTGGGCGTGGGCGTGGCCCTGCAGGGCGTGCGCCTCAACTGCGCGGCGGTGGTGGCGGGGGGCAAAATCCTGGGCCTGGTGCCCAAGGAGAAGCTGCCCACGTACAACGTCTTCTACGAGGGCCGCACCTTCGGCCACGGCCAGCCCGGCATGGCGGAAGCGCACCGGGGCGTGCCGCTGGGCGACTTCATGTTCCAGTTCGACTTCGGCACCGTGGCGCCGGAGGTGTGCGAGGACATCTGGAGCGCGGACGGCCCCATGCGCCGGCGCGCGTACTCCGGCGGCGAGCTGGTGGTGAACCTGTCCGCGTCCCCCTTCCGGCTGGGCTTCTGGGAGACGCGCCGCGAGCTCATCGCCACGCGCGCGTCCGACCACCAGGTCACCATCGCGTACGCGAACGCGGTGGGCAGCAACGACGGCCTCATCTTCGACGGCGGCGGCTTCATCAACCAGAACGGCCGCCCCGTGCTGGAGACGCCGCGCTTCCAGCAGGGCTTCACCACCGCCGTGGTGGACCTGGACCGCACGCTGCGCCTGCGCACGGAGAACACCACCTGGCGCGTGGACAAGGAGTCGTGGGTGTCCGCGGGCGGCAGGAAGGTGCCCACCCTGGACTGCACCCAGGCGGTGAAGACGCGGCGGGAGAAGCTGCCCTATCCCGTGCCCGCGCACCGCAGCTTCTTCCTGCCCGCGCCGGACACCCGCCGCACCGCGCGCGTGGCGCTGTGCGAGGACATCCTGGACGCGCTGTCGCTGGGCGTGGGCGACTACTTCGAGAAGACGCGCGCCTTCAAGCTCTTCGGCATCGCGCTGTCGGGCGGGCGGGACTCGCTGCTCACGCTGCTCATCGCGCACCGGTACGCGAAGCGCGCGCGGCCGGACAACCCGGGCTCGCTCATCCAGGCGTTCTACATGCCCAGCCCGTACTCCAGCCAGCAGACGCGCGACGCGGCGGAGACCATCGCGCGCGAGCTGGGCGTGCCCTTCCAGGTGGTCTCCATCGAAGAGGCCTTCGAGCGGGAGAAGGCCGCCGCGCAGAAGATGCTGGGCGACACGAAGCTCACCCCCATCACCGAGCAGAACATCCAGGCCCGCATCCGCGCGCAGCGCATGTGGAACTGGAGCAACTCCTGCGGCGGCCTGTTCCTGCAGACGGGCAACATGAGCGAGAAGTCCGTGGGCTACACCACCATCGGTGGCGACCTGATGGGCGCGCTCGCGGTTATCGCCAACGTGCCCAAGACGGTGGTCATGTACCTCCTGGACTACCTCCAGGAGACCACCGGCTACGAGGGCATCCGCAAGGTGCTGGCCAAGCCCGCGGGGCCGGAGCTGGCGCATGATCAGGTGGGCGAGGAGGAGCTGATGCCCTTCCCCATCCTGGACGCGTGCTTCTACCTGCACGCGGGTGAGAAGCTCACCCCGGCGGAGATGCGCACCGCGCTCACCGCCATGTTCCCGGAGGTGGACGCGGAGCGCCTGGGCGGGTACGTGGACCGCTTCGTGCGCCTGTTCCAGCAGTCCATCTACAAGTGGGTGCAGGCGCCGCTGTCCCTGCACATCGGCAACCTGGACCTGGACCGCGAGCGCGCGTTGCAATTGCCTGTCGTCACCGGTTCGGCCTGGCTGCGCGACGCGTGA
- a CDS encoding FKBP-type peptidyl-prolyl cis-trans isomerase has product MSLKTEDVKVGTGTEAVAGKRVTVHYVGTLTDGKKFDSSRDRGQGFTFALGAGQVIQGWDQGVAGMKVGGIRKLTIPPELGYGSRGAAGVIPPNATLLFEVELLDVR; this is encoded by the coding sequence ATGAGCTTGAAGACGGAAGACGTGAAGGTCGGAACCGGGACGGAAGCGGTCGCGGGCAAGCGGGTGACGGTGCACTACGTGGGCACGCTCACCGACGGCAAGAAGTTCGACAGCAGCCGTGACCGTGGGCAGGGCTTCACCTTCGCGCTGGGCGCGGGCCAGGTCATCCAGGGCTGGGACCAGGGCGTCGCGGGCATGAAGGTCGGCGGTATCCGCAAGCTCACCATCCCGCCGGAGCTGGGCTACGGCTCGCGCGGCGCGGCCGGTGTGATTCCCCCCAACGCCACCCTCCTTTTCGAGGTGGAGCTGTTGGACGTTCGTTAG
- the trxA gene encoding thioredoxin, translated as MATLEITKDNFKETVGKGGIVVLDWWATWCGPCKAFEPVYKASSETHQDIVFGKIDVDAQPELAGAFEVRAMPTLMVFRDGILLFDQPGALPKAALEDLIRQVRALNMDDVRREVEAQRASKEAPKA; from the coding sequence ATGGCGACGCTCGAAATCACGAAGGACAACTTCAAGGAGACGGTGGGCAAGGGCGGCATCGTCGTCCTGGACTGGTGGGCGACCTGGTGCGGGCCCTGCAAGGCGTTCGAGCCCGTGTACAAGGCCTCATCGGAGACCCATCAGGACATCGTCTTCGGGAAGATCGACGTCGACGCGCAGCCGGAGCTGGCGGGGGCCTTCGAGGTCCGCGCCATGCCCACGCTGATGGTGTTCCGTGACGGCATCCTGCTGTTCGACCAGCCGGGCGCGCTGCCCAAGGCGGCGCTGGAGGACCTCATCCGGCAGGTCCGCGCGCTGAACATGGACGACGTGCGGCGCGAGGTCGAAGCGCAGCGCGCCTCCAAGGAAGCGCCCAAGGCCTGA
- a CDS encoding TonB-dependent receptor domain-containing protein, protein MFIPTLVLWLLSASPEVPVTPPVPVEAPPPVMPADAPPLTEAVRVLLRLTIDAQGEVSQVEVMVPGGEAFNRAAMAAALRWRFEPARRGEEPLEVRVDVPVTFEPVAAPPAPEPVPPPKPEPPVFSTTVRGQSVAPPPVAVGDFHITVGQLADVPRNSATDLMLLAPGVMLANHGGEGHAETVYLRGFDAGEGKDVEMRLDGVPLNEVSNAHGHGYADTYFIIPELVRSLRVTEGPYDPSQGDFGVAGTVEYQLGLEQRGITASASYGSFASRRLSLVWGPPESTAATFVGVLLRQGHGFGPNRSYANAGLMAQTELNLGPQTKLRVFGASYAARYGSAGVVRETDVVDARLPCDADADSQFFCLYDPNQGGASQRHIASVELTSRLERGGRFVQQAFAIARQMRSRENFTGFLQDTPPIGESQRGDNTEQSYQGTTVGLRGRYTPGLTWAGQPQPLELGYVARYDNVHTRARRLRDNGGAPYATVFDNQVRVTNLGAYLSLRGAPLEWLTLRGGVRVDTFLFGVEDLNRPAEDRQGTRIPEESVEAYGFFASPRASAEVRLTPRLTWLTSAGLGARSSDAAGLSNAEFAPYARVTSGETGLGWRWADGPSSLELRGALFATRVSQDLVFSETTGRNQPIGPSQRLGAFGSARFQWEQHLDVQASLAWARATQPLPGASAWQLWDGTVLPYIPQVLGRVDASWRGTATVAHQPVGWSVALGHSAIGPKPLPLDRYSESIFLFDVAARARWRAVELGLSVENLLDARWRESEFNYVSNFRGPDAPASLLATRHFSAGAPRTVRGTLTVYLDLQEDRP, encoded by the coding sequence GTGTTCATCCCGACGCTGGTGCTCTGGCTGTTGAGCGCGTCGCCCGAAGTGCCCGTGACGCCGCCCGTGCCCGTGGAGGCGCCGCCGCCCGTGATGCCGGCGGACGCGCCGCCGTTGACGGAGGCCGTGCGGGTGCTGCTGCGGCTGACCATCGATGCCCAGGGAGAGGTCTCCCAGGTGGAGGTGATGGTGCCCGGGGGCGAGGCCTTCAACCGGGCCGCGATGGCGGCGGCCCTGAGGTGGCGCTTCGAACCCGCGCGCCGGGGCGAGGAGCCGCTGGAGGTGCGCGTGGACGTGCCGGTGACGTTCGAGCCGGTGGCCGCTCCGCCTGCTCCGGAGCCGGTGCCACCTCCGAAGCCGGAGCCGCCGGTGTTCTCCACCACGGTGCGCGGGCAGTCCGTCGCGCCGCCTCCCGTGGCCGTGGGGGACTTCCACATCACGGTGGGGCAGCTCGCGGACGTGCCTCGCAACTCGGCGACGGACCTGATGCTGCTGGCTCCGGGCGTGATGCTCGCCAACCACGGCGGGGAAGGGCACGCGGAGACCGTCTACCTGCGCGGCTTCGACGCGGGAGAGGGCAAGGACGTGGAGATGCGCCTGGACGGGGTGCCCCTCAACGAGGTTTCCAATGCCCACGGCCACGGCTACGCGGACACGTACTTCATCATCCCGGAGCTGGTGCGGTCCCTGCGCGTGACGGAGGGACCCTACGACCCATCCCAGGGCGACTTCGGCGTCGCGGGCACCGTGGAGTACCAGTTGGGGCTGGAGCAGCGGGGCATCACCGCGTCCGCCAGCTACGGCAGCTTCGCGTCGCGCCGGCTGTCCCTGGTGTGGGGCCCGCCCGAGTCCACCGCCGCCACCTTCGTGGGCGTGCTGCTGCGCCAGGGGCACGGCTTCGGCCCCAACCGCTCCTATGCGAACGCGGGCCTCATGGCCCAGACGGAGCTGAACCTGGGGCCACAGACGAAGCTGCGCGTGTTCGGCGCCAGCTACGCCGCGCGCTACGGCTCCGCGGGCGTGGTGCGGGAGACGGACGTCGTGGACGCGCGGCTGCCATGCGACGCGGACGCGGACTCGCAGTTCTTCTGTCTCTACGACCCGAACCAGGGCGGCGCGAGCCAGCGCCACATCGCCTCCGTGGAGCTGACGTCCCGCCTGGAGCGCGGAGGCCGCTTCGTGCAGCAGGCCTTCGCCATCGCCCGGCAGATGCGCAGCCGTGAGAACTTCACCGGCTTCCTCCAGGACACGCCCCCCATCGGCGAATCCCAGCGCGGCGACAACACGGAGCAGTCCTACCAGGGCACCACGGTGGGCCTGCGAGGCCGCTACACGCCGGGCCTCACCTGGGCGGGGCAGCCCCAGCCGCTGGAGCTGGGCTACGTGGCCCGCTACGACAACGTGCACACCCGCGCGCGGCGCCTGCGCGACAACGGCGGCGCGCCCTACGCCACCGTCTTCGACAACCAGGTGCGCGTGACGAACCTGGGCGCGTATCTGTCCCTGCGCGGCGCGCCGCTGGAATGGCTCACGCTGCGGGGCGGCGTGCGCGTGGACACGTTCCTCTTCGGCGTGGAGGACCTGAACCGGCCCGCCGAGGATCGGCAGGGGACCCGCATCCCAGAGGAGTCCGTGGAGGCCTATGGCTTCTTCGCCAGTCCCCGCGCCAGCGCGGAGGTGCGCCTGACGCCGCGCCTCACGTGGCTGACCAGCGCGGGCCTGGGAGCGCGCTCCAGCGACGCGGCGGGCCTGTCCAACGCGGAGTTCGCGCCGTACGCGCGCGTGACGTCCGGAGAGACGGGCCTGGGCTGGCGGTGGGCGGACGGCCCGTCCTCGCTGGAGCTGCGCGGCGCCCTGTTCGCCACGCGCGTGTCGCAGGACCTGGTGTTCAGCGAGACGACGGGACGCAACCAGCCCATCGGCCCGTCGCAGCGGCTGGGCGCGTTCGGCAGCGCGCGCTTCCAGTGGGAGCAGCACCTGGACGTGCAGGCGAGCCTCGCGTGGGCCCGCGCGACGCAGCCGTTGCCCGGGGCCTCCGCGTGGCAACTGTGGGACGGCACGGTGCTGCCGTACATCCCGCAGGTGCTGGGCCGCGTGGACGCGTCGTGGCGGGGCACCGCCACCGTGGCCCATCAGCCGGTGGGGTGGAGCGTGGCGCTGGGGCACAGCGCCATCGGGCCCAAGCCCCTGCCGTTGGATCGCTACAGCGAGTCCATCTTCCTCTTCGACGTGGCGGCCCGGGCGCGCTGGCGCGCCGTGGAGCTGGGCCTGTCGGTGGAGAACCTGCTGGACGCGCGCTGGCGCGAGTCCGAGTTCAACTACGTCTCCAACTTCCGCGGCCCCGACGCGCCCGCGTCCCTGCTGGCCACGCGCCACTTCTCCGCCGGTGCGCCTCGCACCGTGCGCGGCACCCTCACCGTGTACCTGGACCTCCAGGAGGACCGGCCATGA
- a CDS encoding Uma2 family endonuclease translates to MTVSRSDLEAHRMRHAAARKMLAPYEEVQTLPHYLVGEALDGVLYVSSPPIARKQGLTPLLGRAPEGWWWTSEPRLLLGQDVLVPDLAGWLGGRPPTLPDGAFIDRVPDWICEVLSPASARLDLAAKLPRYARAGIRNAWVINPVHRVVEVFRQDHERWMLVNTLVGEEQVRVEPFERVDLQLSPFWTQE, encoded by the coding sequence GTGACGGTCTCTCGCTCGGACCTGGAGGCCCACCGCATGCGCCACGCCGCCGCCCGCAAGATGCTCGCCCCCTACGAGGAAGTGCAGACATTGCCCCACTACCTGGTGGGCGAGGCGCTCGATGGCGTCCTCTACGTCTCCTCGCCTCCCATCGCGCGCAAGCAGGGCCTGACGCCGCTGCTGGGCCGCGCGCCCGAGGGCTGGTGGTGGACCTCCGAGCCCCGGCTGCTGCTGGGCCAGGACGTGCTCGTGCCGGACCTCGCGGGCTGGCTGGGGGGACGGCCGCCCACGCTGCCCGACGGCGCGTTCATCGACCGCGTGCCGGATTGGATCTGCGAGGTGCTGAGCCCCGCTAGCGCGAGGCTGGACCTGGCCGCGAAGCTGCCGCGCTACGCCCGCGCGGGCATCCGCAACGCCTGGGTCATCAACCCCGTGCACCGCGTGGTGGAGGTGTTCCGCCAGGACCACGAGCGCTGGATGCTGGTGAACACCCTCGTCGGCGAGGAGCAGGTGCGCGTCGAGCCCTTCGAGCGCGTGGACCTCCAGTTGTCGCCGTTCTGGACGCAGGAGTGA
- a CDS encoding Ig-like domain-containing protein — protein sequence MRLSSATFLFATCAALALTGCDDDDPIVTPDAGTSTDAGTDAGTDAGSDAGTDAGTSTSTATVTASQPAEDEADVYPLEMYLDASGQTPVIAFRKVLTLTFSEPMDPTAAQVTLHDRTDTTVPARVLTGAWSGDARTLTVTVPRTEESTRPLEVSTHYALSLESLRDAAGLALADTSLDFTTGERDPALEHACTHTLVNTPEAVTAGRTPFDFPPDTHTGHARYDVTLRSGEAGFGGYTGFISDPESAEHVTLYLNQNVPTKVTNDTAGTDVASVLAPARFICAGITHTLKFTSEPGDQIHLFQFGPVASEHIQFVLERE from the coding sequence ATGCGTCTCTCCTCCGCCACCTTCCTGTTCGCCACCTGTGCCGCCCTCGCGCTGACCGGCTGCGATGACGACGACCCCATCGTCACGCCGGACGCCGGCACCTCGACGGACGCGGGCACCGACGCAGGTACGGATGCTGGCAGCGATGCGGGTACGGACGCGGGCACGTCCACGTCTACCGCCACCGTCACCGCCTCCCAGCCCGCCGAGGACGAGGCAGACGTCTACCCGCTGGAGATGTACCTGGACGCTTCCGGCCAGACGCCGGTCATCGCCTTCCGCAAGGTGCTGACGCTCACGTTCAGCGAGCCCATGGACCCCACCGCGGCCCAGGTCACGCTGCACGACCGCACGGACACCACCGTCCCTGCTCGCGTCCTCACCGGCGCCTGGTCCGGGGACGCGCGCACGCTCACCGTCACCGTGCCGCGCACGGAGGAGAGCACCCGTCCGCTGGAGGTCTCCACGCACTACGCCCTGTCGCTGGAGTCCCTGAGGGACGCGGCCGGACTCGCGCTGGCGGACACCTCGCTGGACTTCACCACCGGCGAGCGCGACCCGGCGCTGGAGCACGCGTGCACGCACACGCTCGTCAACACGCCGGAGGCCGTCACCGCGGGCCGCACGCCCTTCGACTTCCCGCCCGACACGCACACCGGCCACGCGCGCTACGACGTCACGCTGCGCTCCGGTGAGGCGGGCTTCGGCGGCTACACGGGCTTCATCTCCGACCCGGAGAGCGCCGAGCACGTCACGCTCTACCTGAACCAGAACGTGCCCACGAAGGTCACCAACGACACGGCGGGGACGGACGTCGCGTCGGTGCTCGCGCCCGCGCGCTTCATCTGCGCCGGCATCACGCACACGCTGAAGTTCACGTCGGAGCCGGGGGATCAGATCCACCTGTTCCAGTTCGGTCCCGTGGCCTCGGAGCACATCCAGTTCGTGCTGGAGCGCGAATAG